In Candidatus Abyssobacteria bacterium SURF_5, a single window of DNA contains:
- a CDS encoding HD domain-containing protein has protein sequence MDQIAEGAQFLPITLQSLRVDTVTSFDIYLRISERAGADRFVLYRARNILFTERALWNLVEQGIEQLFIHFSEKREYHRYLERNLETVLADDKVSTDDKSELAYTCATGLVEELLENPRSGEHIQRSKKLISNLANYLLTESRAFFSLMAATSFDYYTYTHSVNVAIFGMALSHRLGEFSIQEINTIGSGLILHDIGKSGIDRSILNKKGPLNKNEWVIMKQHPEHGVRLLREVGELKEGVLAIVADHHEKVDGSGYPRGLRGDAIHRYARIAALADIFDALTTARPYKIAEKTFPALQIMRSEMEGGLDQDLFREFVLLLGPKESAEYPNDTKFHR, from the coding sequence ATGGACCAGATAGCTGAAGGTGCTCAGTTTCTGCCTATCACGCTCCAGAGCTTGCGGGTGGATACGGTAACCAGCTTCGATATCTACCTGCGTATATCGGAACGCGCCGGCGCTGATCGATTTGTGCTGTACCGTGCCAGAAATATTTTGTTCACGGAGCGAGCACTATGGAACCTGGTCGAACAAGGAATTGAGCAGCTTTTTATCCATTTCTCGGAAAAACGAGAATACCATCGGTATCTTGAGAGAAATCTGGAGACCGTATTAGCTGATGACAAAGTCTCAACCGATGATAAGTCCGAATTGGCATATACATGTGCGACGGGGCTGGTTGAGGAACTCCTGGAGAATCCCAGGTCGGGTGAACACATCCAGCGCTCGAAGAAGCTGATCTCGAATCTCGCCAATTACCTGCTCACGGAATCTCGCGCTTTCTTCAGCCTTATGGCGGCCACCTCATTCGATTATTATACCTACACCCATTCGGTCAATGTCGCGATTTTCGGAATGGCGCTGTCTCACAGGCTGGGTGAATTCAGCATTCAGGAAATTAATACCATCGGGTCGGGCCTCATTCTCCACGACATAGGCAAAAGCGGCATTGACCGCAGCATTTTGAACAAAAAGGGGCCGCTCAACAAAAACGAATGGGTGATCATGAAGCAGCATCCGGAGCACGGCGTCAGGCTTTTGCGGGAGGTGGGGGAACTGAAAGAGGGCGTTCTGGCCATTGTGGCCGATCATCATGAGAAAGTGGATGGATCCGGCTATCCCCGCGGTCTGCGCGGTGATGCAATCCATCGCTACGCGCGCATCGCCGCCCTCGCCGATATCTTCGATGCGCTTACCACTGCGCGTCCTTATAAAATAGCCGAAAAGACGTTTCCCGCCCTCCAGATAATGCGTTCTGAAATGGAAGGCGGCCTCGACCAGGACCTGTTCCGGGAGTTTGTGTTGCTCTTGGGGCCAAAGGAATCGGCGGAATACCCTAACGATACGAAATTTCACAGGTGA
- a CDS encoding rhomboid family intramembrane serine protease yields MGRYYRDSRFQYPIMMPPAVKWLIIANVSVFLLQNIIAAAFRFPIAAILGLNANAVLHGMVWQLATYMFLHLDLMHILWNMFALWMFGRDIEQTGGTRSFLSLYFFSGVGAGLLSFLTSLGSNTTTIGASGAIFGILVAFGMMFPNRIVLVFFMFPMRARNFVILFGLLELYMTVSAGAYGGGIARFAHLGGILFGYIYVKYGHTFRFSLPKIKVNIGSARRQKKEEDWLRFIEEEVDPILDKISREGIHTLSRKERKILKKARGRRRDE; encoded by the coding sequence ATGGGAAGATATTATAGAGATTCGCGATTCCAATATCCCATCATGATGCCGCCGGCCGTGAAGTGGCTGATTATCGCCAACGTTTCCGTCTTCCTGCTGCAGAATATCATTGCCGCCGCGTTTCGTTTTCCGATTGCTGCGATCCTCGGGCTGAATGCGAATGCGGTCCTTCACGGGATGGTCTGGCAATTGGCGACGTACATGTTTCTGCATCTGGACCTGATGCACATCCTGTGGAACATGTTTGCCTTGTGGATGTTCGGGCGCGATATCGAGCAGACGGGGGGGACGCGCTCATTTCTTTCCCTGTACTTCTTTTCCGGAGTCGGAGCCGGACTGCTCAGTTTTCTCACCAGTCTTGGAAGCAACACGACGACCATTGGCGCGTCCGGCGCCATATTCGGCATCCTGGTCGCCTTCGGCATGATGTTTCCGAATCGGATCGTGCTCGTGTTTTTCATGTTTCCCATGCGCGCCCGCAATTTTGTCATCCTGTTCGGTTTGCTCGAATTGTACATGACGGTCAGCGCCGGCGCGTACGGTGGAGGGATCGCCCGGTTTGCGCATCTTGGGGGTATCCTATTCGGTTATATTTATGTCAAGTACGGCCACACGTTTCGTTTCTCGCTCCCCAAAATCAAGGTCAACATCGGCTCGGCGCGCCGACAGAAAAAAGAAGAAGACTGGCTTCGGTTTATCGAGGAGGAAGTCGACCCGATCCTCGACAAGATCAGTCGCGAGGGCATCCACACTCTGTCGCGCAAGGAGCGCAAGATTCTGAAAAAGGCCCGCGGGCGCCGGAGGGACGAGTGA
- a CDS encoding thiamine pyrophosphate-binding protein has product MSKMTGGALAARVLKNDGVKFLFGLVGGHIYPIMEGCVEEGIRVIDVRHEESAAHMAEGWALATGKPGVCIGTAGPGFTNMLTGIANSFAGGTPILAMAGHASIHEFDTGALQDFNQIDVVKPMTKFARTVYQGNRIPEYMGMALRHATGGRPGPAFIEIPMDQAFGEVDADSVYLPDCHRMQSPPAGNPSEVERALALIAKAKKPVIIAGGGIWWSQAYKELQEFVEKTGIPVYTRSSARGSVPDDHPLCMGPGFTFDPSFRNTLNESDLLIMLSTRFGFTFNAQFLPQSLKMIRVDIEPAELCTGRTPDVGIAGDVKLVLRQFISGVKKVSFHEWAAQLKEARKQMRQMFEPMFTSDQIPIHPLRLCREITPFIDKNTILCTDGGDMCVWGNLALPAVGPGQFISLVSSIFGCLGVGIPYAIAAKLAHPEKKVIVTTGDGSFGLTLMEFDTALRHNVPFVAVIGNDACWGMIERPLRNRKGITVGCRLAPRRYDKIIEAMGGHGEFVERPQDIGPAIQRALDSGLPACVNVMIDPEIGPGLQEM; this is encoded by the coding sequence ATGTCGAAGATGACGGGCGGCGCGCTGGCTGCGCGGGTGTTAAAGAATGACGGCGTAAAATTTCTGTTCGGGCTGGTCGGCGGTCATATCTATCCAATTATGGAGGGCTGTGTCGAGGAAGGCATCCGTGTGATCGACGTGCGCCACGAGGAGTCGGCTGCTCATATGGCCGAGGGATGGGCGCTCGCGACGGGAAAACCGGGGGTCTGTATCGGGACCGCGGGTCCCGGCTTCACCAACATGCTGACCGGAATCGCGAATTCTTTTGCGGGGGGCACGCCGATCCTGGCGATGGCGGGTCACGCCTCGATTCACGAATTCGATACGGGAGCGCTTCAGGATTTCAACCAGATCGACGTCGTCAAGCCGATGACCAAGTTCGCGCGCACGGTTTACCAGGGCAACCGCATCCCGGAATATATGGGGATGGCGCTCAGGCATGCAACCGGCGGCCGGCCCGGTCCCGCCTTCATCGAGATCCCGATGGATCAGGCATTCGGCGAGGTCGATGCCGATTCCGTCTATCTTCCCGATTGCCACCGGATGCAATCCCCACCGGCAGGCAATCCCAGCGAGGTGGAACGGGCGCTTGCTCTGATCGCGAAGGCGAAAAAACCGGTCATCATAGCCGGCGGCGGCATCTGGTGGTCGCAAGCATACAAGGAACTGCAGGAATTCGTCGAGAAAACGGGAATCCCCGTTTATACGCGCAGTTCGGCGCGCGGCTCGGTTCCCGACGATCACCCCCTGTGCATGGGGCCGGGTTTCACGTTCGATCCTTCGTTCCGCAATACGCTGAACGAAAGCGATCTTTTGATCATGTTGAGCACGCGCTTCGGGTTCACCTTCAACGCGCAGTTCCTCCCGCAGTCGCTCAAGATGATCAGAGTGGACATCGAGCCGGCGGAGCTGTGCACCGGCCGCACGCCCGACGTCGGCATCGCGGGCGATGTGAAGCTTGTTCTGCGGCAATTCATCAGCGGTGTAAAGAAGGTATCGTTTCACGAATGGGCGGCGCAGCTTAAAGAGGCGCGCAAGCAGATGCGGCAGATGTTCGAGCCGATGTTTACATCCGATCAGATCCCCATTCATCCGCTGCGGCTGTGCAGAGAGATCACGCCGTTCATCGATAAGAACACGATCCTCTGCACGGACGGCGGCGATATGTGCGTCTGGGGCAATCTGGCGCTTCCGGCCGTCGGCCCCGGCCAATTCATCTCGCTGGTATCCTCGATCTTCGGGTGTCTCGGCGTCGGCATTCCCTACGCGATAGCCGCCAAGCTGGCTCATCCGGAGAAAAAGGTGATCGTTACCACCGGCGACGGCAGCTTCGGGCTCACCCTGATGGAATTCGACACGGCGCTGCGTCACAACGTCCCGTTTGTCGCCGTCATCGGCAACGACGCGTGCTGGGGAATGATCGAGCGCCCGCTGAGGAACAGGAAGGGAATCACCGTCGGATGCAGGCTTGCCCCGCGAAGATATGACAAGATAATAGAAGCGATGGGCGGCCACGGAGAATTCGTCGAGCGGCCGCAGGATATCGGACCGGCGATCCAGCGCGCGCTCGATTCCGGCCTGCCCGCCTGCGTGAACGTGATGATCGATCCGGAAATTGGGCCGGGCCTGCAGGAGATGTAG
- a CDS encoding MBL fold metallo-hydrolase: protein MGYAVSADGEKKMPPNERKDDRNFMVKITDIGHATVLIELAGMNVLTDPWFTDPILGVVTHPRQIGMKLEDLPKLDLILISHGHFDHCDIKGLARLDKSTVTVVPENPTAVRLRRLGFTSVLEMAPWQSKKIGRLLVSAFPADHPAKECTYVLSDGTCSVFFGGDTRYIKELHEIGERFDISVALLPVNGLSLPFMGKVVMDPIEAAEAAVQLKARVVIPIHHNISLTVPGLKKLFDRGAPGTPEQFAVEMRRRNSHIKVVALNPGESWKID from the coding sequence ATGGGATATGCGGTTTCCGCTGACGGGGAGAAGAAGATGCCACCGAACGAGCGCAAAGACGACCGGAACTTCATGGTGAAGATTACGGATATCGGTCATGCCACCGTGCTCATCGAATTGGCGGGAATGAATGTCCTGACCGATCCGTGGTTTACTGATCCGATTCTGGGAGTGGTTACGCACCCGCGTCAAATTGGAATGAAGCTTGAGGATCTTCCCAAGCTCGACTTGATTTTGATATCGCACGGCCATTTCGACCATTGTGACATCAAAGGGCTCGCCCGTTTGGATAAATCGACCGTGACAGTCGTGCCCGAAAATCCGACGGCTGTCCGTCTCAGGAGATTGGGATTTACGAGCGTCTTGGAGATGGCGCCCTGGCAATCGAAAAAGATCGGGCGACTGCTTGTGAGCGCTTTTCCGGCCGATCACCCGGCGAAAGAGTGCACCTACGTTCTTTCCGACGGAACGTGCTCAGTGTTTTTTGGCGGAGACACGCGCTACATCAAGGAGCTTCACGAGATCGGAGAGAGATTTGATATCTCGGTTGCCCTGCTTCCGGTAAACGGCCTGAGCTTGCCGTTCATGGGGAAAGTGGTGATGGACCCGATCGAGGCGGCCGAAGCGGCGGTGCAACTGAAAGCCCGGGTCGTGATACCGATTCATCACAACATTTCGCTCACCGTCCCAGGCCTGAAGAAGCTGTTTGACCGTGGCGCGCCGGGCACACCTGAACAGTTTGCGGTAGAGATGCGGAGACGCAACAGCCACATAAAAGTTGTGGCGCTGAATCCCGGCGAAAGCTGGAAAATCGATTAG
- a CDS encoding ferritin-like domain-containing protein, whose amino-acid sequence MLIVSVVKKNGNEKRRSPLDTKETAKKLSSLVQLDIDAEYAYGQAIDEIKEWPIKNRLIEFRDDHKRHVAELSVAIRELGETPPEYKRDTKGFLLEGFTAIRSKTGTEGALKAMRSNEKTTNKSYNKARSWDVTPSIKALIEKNYEDERRHLEYIETALETKLWKKTA is encoded by the coding sequence TTGCTGATCGTCAGCGTCGTAAAAAAGAATGGGAATGAGAAAAGGAGGTCCCCTTTGGATACAAAGGAAACCGCAAAAAAACTGAGCTCGCTGGTGCAGCTGGACATTGATGCAGAATATGCATACGGGCAGGCGATAGATGAAATCAAGGAGTGGCCCATCAAGAACAGGCTTATTGAATTTCGCGACGACCACAAACGGCACGTTGCGGAGCTGTCAGTCGCGATTCGCGAACTGGGAGAAACGCCTCCTGAATACAAGCGTGACACAAAGGGTTTTTTGCTGGAGGGTTTCACGGCCATTCGGAGCAAGACGGGGACGGAAGGCGCGCTCAAAGCAATGAGGTCGAACGAGAAGACAACCAATAAGAGTTACAATAAGGCCCGCTCCTGGGACGTAACCCCATCGATCAAGGCTCTTATCGAGAAGAATTACGAGGATGAAAGGAGACATCTCGAATATATCGAAACAGCCCTGGAAACTAAACTGTGGAAGAAGACGGCCTGA
- a CDS encoding hemerythrin domain-containing protein, protein MPQADLFMEIHSDHEQVQGILEKLVQTSKGGRKNRENLFEKLKIDLIPHMKAEEKVFYPVLAKEKRAREDALEALEEHHVAEMVLKELDKMPKDQDEWKAKLLVFKELIRKHIEEEESKIFDDARKAFDQEQISDIFEEFQKNKQSLKNRLSKKAAA, encoded by the coding sequence ATGCCGCAAGCTGATCTTTTTATGGAAATCCATAGCGATCATGAGCAGGTCCAGGGGATTTTGGAGAAGCTGGTTCAGACGTCGAAAGGCGGGCGGAAAAACAGAGAGAATCTATTTGAAAAACTGAAGATAGATCTGATTCCGCATATGAAGGCGGAAGAGAAGGTTTTTTATCCGGTCCTCGCCAAGGAGAAACGCGCAAGAGAAGACGCCCTTGAGGCTTTAGAGGAGCATCATGTCGCCGAAATGGTGCTGAAAGAATTGGATAAGATGCCGAAAGACCAGGATGAGTGGAAGGCAAAATTACTCGTCTTCAAGGAACTGATCAGAAAGCACATCGAAGAAGAGGAGAGCAAAATTTTCGATGACGCCCGGAAAGCCTTTGATCAAGAGCAGATCTCGGACATCTTTGAGGAATTCCAGAAGAATAAACAGTCTTTGAAGAACCGGTTGAGCAAGAAAGCCGCGGCTTAA
- a CDS encoding PRC-barrel domain containing protein, which produces MRNLVTVLLVVLMIASFAAADATWAQQQGQQQRQQQAQQLQNAFRLSELKDMKVQTQQGQELGEIQDIVVDKQGQNAYLIMSGDKVGQQNKLIPIPIKAANPQLQKDALVISVSQQQLRSAPGFDENNWSQFTQIQQRVNTYYQQGAAGAQQQMQGGQQGQQKKQQ; this is translated from the coding sequence ATGAGAAATTTAGTCACCGTCCTGTTGGTGGTTTTGATGATTGCCAGTTTTGCGGCGGCCGATGCGACATGGGCTCAGCAGCAAGGACAACAGCAGAGGCAGCAGCAGGCGCAGCAGCTTCAGAACGCGTTCCGGCTGAGCGAACTGAAGGACATGAAAGTTCAAACCCAGCAGGGGCAGGAGCTCGGGGAAATTCAGGACATCGTGGTGGATAAACAGGGGCAGAACGCGTATCTTATCATGTCCGGCGACAAAGTCGGTCAGCAAAACAAGTTGATTCCCATCCCGATCAAGGCGGCGAATCCGCAATTACAGAAAGATGCCCTTGTCATCAGCGTGAGCCAGCAGCAACTGAGAAGCGCCCCCGGCTTCGACGAGAACAACTGGTCGCAATTCACTCAGATCCAGCAGAGAGTGAATACATATTATCAGCAGGGCGCCGCGGGCGCACAGCAACAGATGCAGGGAGGTCAACAGGGTCAGCAAAAGAAGCAACAATAA
- a CDS encoding four-helix bundle copper-binding protein, which translates to MIEAHPGKIKIDKNNLMRTIDTLTSCADTCILCADACLAEDNVKQLVKCIRLNYDCADACSAAARMLLRQVGADMGLLHKQLEVCAAACRVCGQECEQHAAHHEHCRICAETCRACEKTCDRIIQEMTVAR; encoded by the coding sequence ATGATTGAAGCGCATCCTGGAAAAATCAAGATCGACAAAAACAATCTGATGAGAACAATCGACACACTCACTTCGTGTGCCGATACGTGCATTCTCTGCGCGGACGCCTGTCTGGCAGAGGACAATGTGAAGCAGCTCGTGAAATGCATTCGGCTCAATTATGACTGCGCCGACGCTTGCAGCGCCGCCGCGCGAATGCTGCTTCGCCAGGTGGGCGCAGACATGGGCCTGCTTCACAAACAACTGGAGGTCTGCGCCGCGGCATGCCGTGTCTGCGGACAGGAATGTGAACAGCATGCAGCCCACCACGAGCATTGCCGTATTTGTGCGGAGACCTGCCGCGCTTGTGAAAAAACATGCGACCGCATCATTCAGGAAATGACGGTGGCTCGCTAA
- a CDS encoding M48 family peptidase: MTNSEASGEQTEKNGKEEDGIPLEQENEKAKTYNREKRRLFVIELAVGLLFLVLFFFSGASPAVARGVESASRNPWVVVLLYVAVTGALFELIGLPLDFYGSYVLEHKYGQSTQNLRGWAWDQVKGLLVNFVIGVSLVEVVYWLLRNYPNTWWAIGALLFVLFAVIMTVLAPVVLLPIFYKVIPLRDEELKRRILALSEKVGTRVEGVYEMDMSRKTRAANAALVGLGNTRRIILGDTLLERYRRDEIEVVLAHELGHHTHADIWKGLIFQSFIFFLGFYITYLVLNAFSNTFGLRGVADIAGFPLLVLVFSGVSLVFLPIINGFTRRLERSADDFALRVTRNPRAFISMMAKLGRQNLSEFEPSRLVEILLYSHPPISKRIRHAHEVFPESTGGGH; the protein is encoded by the coding sequence ATGACAAATAGCGAGGCGTCCGGAGAACAGACGGAGAAGAACGGAAAAGAAGAGGATGGAATTCCGCTAGAGCAGGAAAACGAGAAGGCGAAAACATATAACCGCGAGAAGCGGCGCCTCTTTGTGATCGAACTGGCGGTGGGTCTTCTCTTTCTTGTTCTCTTCTTTTTTTCAGGCGCTTCGCCGGCCGTGGCGCGCGGTGTTGAATCAGCGTCCCGGAATCCGTGGGTTGTGGTTCTGCTGTATGTCGCCGTAACGGGCGCTCTCTTCGAGCTGATCGGGTTGCCGCTCGATTTCTACGGCAGCTATGTCTTGGAGCATAAATACGGCCAATCGACTCAGAATCTCCGAGGATGGGCGTGGGACCAGGTGAAGGGCCTGCTGGTAAATTTTGTGATCGGGGTCTCACTTGTTGAGGTGGTCTACTGGCTGCTCCGGAATTATCCAAATACGTGGTGGGCGATCGGGGCGCTGCTGTTCGTCCTGTTCGCCGTCATCATGACCGTCCTTGCGCCCGTCGTGCTGCTGCCGATCTTCTATAAGGTCATTCCACTGAGGGATGAAGAGTTGAAGCGGCGCATCCTTGCTCTGTCCGAGAAGGTAGGGACGCGGGTAGAAGGAGTCTATGAGATGGATATGAGCCGCAAGACTCGGGCGGCGAACGCGGCATTGGTTGGGCTCGGCAACACGCGCAGAATCATTTTGGGTGACACCCTTCTCGAGCGGTATCGGCGCGATGAAATAGAGGTCGTGCTTGCCCATGAACTGGGTCATCACACACATGCGGATATCTGGAAAGGGCTCATCTTCCAATCATTCATCTTCTTCCTCGGATTCTACATTACCTACCTCGTCCTGAACGCTTTTTCGAACACTTTCGGCTTGCGCGGCGTCGCCGACATTGCGGGATTTCCGCTTCTCGTGCTGGTCTTCAGCGGGGTTTCCCTGGTCTTCCTGCCGATTATCAACGGCTTTACCAGACGACTCGAGCGGAGTGCCGATGACTTCGCGCTCAGGGTGACCCGTAATCCCCGCGCCTTCATCTCGATGATGGCCAAGCTGGGCCGGCAGAACCTCTCCGAGTTTGAGCCAAGCCGGCTCGTGGAAATCCTTCTATATTCACACCCGCCGATCAGCAAGAGGATTCGGCACGCACACGAAGTCTTTCCTGAAAGCACGGGCGGCGGCCATTGA
- a CDS encoding DUF4416 family protein — protein MGQVQTPRPVKLLVGMLAGSPALFAIAEKELIQKFGAVDVASELIPFDFTNYYAEEMGPNLLRKFVAFESLINPKELAPAKLYTNEVEREISQRLGSERRLINLDPGYIALSKLVLASTKDYSHRIYLGDGIFAEVTLHYANRRFNPWPWTYPDYKTEAYLHFFESVRSRYLETLKRVGV, from the coding sequence ATGGGACAGGTTCAGACGCCTCGCCCGGTTAAACTGCTGGTGGGAATGCTGGCGGGTTCGCCTGCGCTTTTCGCAATTGCCGAGAAAGAGCTGATTCAAAAATTCGGAGCTGTCGATGTCGCGAGCGAGTTGATCCCATTCGATTTCACCAATTATTACGCCGAGGAGATGGGGCCGAACCTGCTGAGAAAATTTGTCGCATTCGAGAGCCTGATTAATCCGAAGGAGCTTGCTCCCGCAAAATTGTACACGAACGAGGTCGAGCGAGAAATCTCGCAACGGCTCGGGAGCGAGCGACGGCTCATTAATCTGGACCCCGGCTATATTGCGCTCTCAAAGCTTGTGCTGGCATCGACAAAAGATTATTCGCACCGCATCTACCTTGGAGACGGCATCTTCGCCGAAGTGACGCTCCATTATGCGAATAGAAGGTTTAATCCGTGGCCATGGACGTATCCCGATTACAAGACTGAGGCGTATCTTCATTTTTTCGAGTCTGTGCGCAGCCGATATCTTGAGACCCTGAAGAGAGTGGGCGTATGA
- a CDS encoding epoxyqueuosine reductase — MREADRLRALAISAGASLFGVADLDVIRAETDLLDSCYNDYTRGISLGVRLNPAALADIVSGPTAGYCAEYLRVNALLDALATDVAAELKSMGARAECIPASRVVDWEKLRGHLSHKLIGRYAGHGWIGKNILLVNPDFGARVRYVTVLTDLPLEPNVPTGESCGACSRCVRVCPAGAIAQEPAQFDLMACFQQLIRFNDLLGDDHYICGLCVSACRGKTAGRDANDGTGSDASPG, encoded by the coding sequence GTGAGGGAGGCCGATCGACTGAGGGCGCTTGCCATATCCGCGGGAGCATCTCTGTTCGGTGTCGCCGATCTGGACGTGATCCGGGCGGAAACGGATTTGCTCGATTCCTGCTATAATGACTATACTCGCGGGATATCCCTCGGAGTGCGGTTGAATCCAGCCGCGCTGGCGGATATCGTCTCGGGCCCGACGGCGGGCTATTGCGCCGAATACCTGAGGGTGAACGCGTTGCTCGATGCGCTCGCCACGGATGTTGCGGCAGAGCTGAAGAGCATGGGCGCGCGGGCGGAGTGCATCCCGGCTTCCCGCGTGGTGGACTGGGAAAAGCTTCGCGGGCATCTCTCTCACAAGCTGATCGGGCGCTATGCGGGACACGGCTGGATCGGAAAGAACATCCTGCTCGTGAATCCTGATTTTGGCGCGCGGGTGCGGTATGTGACGGTCTTGACCGATCTGCCGCTCGAACCGAATGTTCCGACAGGCGAGAGCTGCGGTGCGTGCAGCCGATGCGTCCGCGTGTGCCCGGCAGGCGCGATCGCGCAAGAGCCGGCGCAATTCGATCTGATGGCGTGCTTTCAGCAACTGATTCGGTTCAATGATCTCTTAGGAGACGATCATTACATTTGCGGTTTGTGCGTTTCCGCTTGCAGGGGGAAAACTGCGGGGAGGGACGCAAACGATGGGACAGGTTCAGACGCCTCGCCCGGTTAA
- a CDS encoding glutathione-dependent formaldehyde dehydrogenase, giving the protein MKAVVFHDIGDIRFEDVSEPQIKEPTDAIVRLTATAICGTDLHMIRGTMSGMEPGTVLGHEGVGIVEQVGPGVRNLKEGDRVVIPSTIACGYCSYCRAGYYAQCDNANPNGKRAGTAFFGGPKLAGAIHGLQAEKARIPFANVGPVKIDSLTDDEAILLSDIFPTGYFGADIAQIHRGHTVAVFGCGPVGQFAILSAKLFGAGRIFAIDHVPCRLEMARAQGAETIDFSKEDPVEAIMSLTGGIGVDRAIDAVGVDAESPHSGPAAEKVKKEREEYERELSQVAPRKTKGQAWKPGDAPSLALTWAVDALAKAGLLSVIGVYPQTVRLFPIGQAMMKNLRIHMGNCNHRSYIPMLVDLVQSGAVQPTKILTNVEPFTSIIDAYKAFDHRQPGWIKVELKQAA; this is encoded by the coding sequence ATGAAAGCTGTGGTTTTTCATGATATAGGCGATATTCGTTTTGAAGATGTATCGGAGCCTCAGATCAAAGAGCCAACGGATGCGATCGTGCGGCTTACCGCCACGGCGATTTGCGGGACCGATCTGCACATGATCCGGGGAACCATGTCCGGAATGGAGCCGGGAACAGTGCTCGGGCATGAGGGTGTGGGCATCGTCGAGCAGGTGGGTCCCGGAGTTCGGAACTTGAAGGAAGGCGACCGGGTAGTCATTCCTTCCACCATCGCCTGCGGCTACTGCTCGTATTGCCGCGCCGGCTATTATGCCCAGTGTGACAACGCCAATCCCAACGGCAAGCGCGCGGGCACGGCCTTTTTCGGGGGACCGAAACTGGCCGGAGCCATTCACGGGCTTCAGGCGGAGAAGGCGCGGATTCCCTTTGCCAATGTAGGACCCGTAAAGATAGACAGTCTCACCGATGACGAAGCGATTCTGCTGTCCGACATTTTCCCGACCGGCTACTTCGGGGCCGACATCGCCCAAATTCATCGCGGGCATACGGTGGCGGTGTTCGGGTGCGGCCCCGTCGGCCAATTCGCCATTCTCAGCGCAAAGCTGTTTGGGGCCGGGCGCATTTTCGCCATCGATCATGTGCCGTGCCGACTCGAGATGGCGAGGGCGCAAGGCGCCGAGACAATCGATTTCAGCAAAGAAGACCCGGTGGAAGCCATCATGAGCCTGACGGGCGGAATAGGCGTTGACCGCGCAATTGACGCCGTGGGCGTGGACGCCGAGAGTCCGCACAGCGGGCCTGCTGCGGAAAAGGTAAAAAAAGAAAGAGAAGAATACGAGCGCGAGCTGAGCCAAGTGGCCCCCAGGAAGACGAAAGGACAGGCGTGGAAGCCGGGCGATGCGCCGTCACTGGCGCTGACGTGGGCGGTTGACGCCCTGGCGAAAGCGGGCTTGCTTTCGGTTATCGGGGTTTATCCGCAGACGGTCAGGTTGTTCCCCATCGGGCAGGCAATGATGAAGAACCTCAGGATCCACATGGGCAACTGCAACCACCGCAGTTACATCCCGATGCTGGTCGACCTGGTTCAAAGCGGCGCGGTCCAGCCGACGAAGATATTGACCAACGTTGAGCCGTTCACTTCGATCATAGATGCCTATAAGGCATTCGACCATCGGCAACCCGGTTGGATCAAGGTGGAGCTGAAGCAGGCGGCATAA